One Malania oleifera isolate guangnan ecotype guangnan chromosome 10, ASM2987363v1, whole genome shotgun sequence genomic region harbors:
- the LOC131165604 gene encoding glucomannan 4-beta-mannosyltransferase 9-like, whose protein sequence is MDQISSTTVIPEAYQGARDDISGQIGLIWQQTKAPLIVPLLKLLVIVCLGMSVMLFAERVYMGIVIVLVKLLGKKPEKKYRWEPMRDDVELGNSAYPMVLVQIPMYNEKEVYQLSIGAACGLSWPSDRIIIQVLDDSTDPTIKDMVEVECQRWVSKGINIKYEIRDNRNGYKAGALKEGMKHSYVKQCDYVAIFDADFQPEPDFLWRTIPFLVHNPQIALVQARWKFVNADECLMTRMQEMSLDYHFAVEQEVGSSTYAFFGFNGTAGVWRISAINEAGGWKDRTTVEDMDLAVRASLKGWKFVYVGDLKVKNELPSTFKAYRYQQHRWSCGPANLFRKMAMETVRNKKVSLWKKIYVVYSFFFVRKIVAHIVTFIFYCVVLPATVLVPEVEVPKWGAVYIPSTITLLNAVGTPRSLHLLVFWILFENVMSLHRTKATFIGLLEAGRVNEWVVTEKLGDALKAKFGSKAPRKPRMRFGERIHILELGVGAYLFFCGCYDVAFGKNHYFIYLFLQSIAFFVAAFGYVGTFVPSS, encoded by the exons ATGgaccagatttcgtcgacgacagTTATTCCGGAAGCGTATCAGGGCGCCCGCGACGACATTAGCGGCCAAATTGGATTGATTTGGCAGCAGACGAAGGCGCCGCTGATCGTGCCGCTGCTGAAATTGTTGGTGATAGTGTGTTTGGGAATGTCGGTGATGCTGTTCGCGGAAAGAGTGTACATGGGCATAGTCATAGTGCTGGTGAAATTGTTGGGGAAGAAGCCGGAGAAGAAGTACAGGTGGGAGCCCATGAGGGACGACGTGGAGCTGGGAAATTCTGCTTATCCTATGGTTCTGGTGCAAATTCCAATGTACAATGAAAAAGAG GTTTATCAGCTGTCCATTGGAGCTGCATGTGGCCTTTCATGGCCGTCCGATCGAATCATAATCCAAGTGCTGGACGATTCAACTGATCCTACCATCAAG GACATGGTGGAGGTGGAGTGCCAGAGATGGGTAAGCAAAGGCATCAACATCAAGTACGAGATCAGGGACAACAGAAATGGGTACAAAGCAGGGGCTCTGAAAGAAGGAATGAAGCACAGCTACGTTAAACAGTGCGACTATGTGGCGATCTTCGACGCTGATTTTCAACCAGAGCCAGACTTCCTCTGGCGCACCATCCCTTTCCTTGTGCACAATCCTCAGATTGCCCTTGTCCAGGCTCGCTGGAAATTTG TTAACGCTGATGAGTGCTTAATGACAAGAATGCAAGAGATGTCGTTGGATTACCATTTCGCTGTGGAGCAAGAAGTGGGATCCTCAACCTATGCATTCTTTGGTTTCAATG GGACGGCTGGTGTTTGGAGAATTTCAGCCATCAACGAAGCTGGTGGGTGGAAGGATCGAACGACGGTGGAGGATATGGATCTGGCTGTCCGAGCTAGTCTTAAAGGCTGGAAATTTGTATATGTCGGTGATCTTAAG GTGAAAAATGAGTTGCCAAGTACTTTCAAGGCATACCGTTATCAGCAACATCGATGGTCCTGCGGCCCAGCTAATCTCTTCAGGAAAATGGCCATGGAGACAGTAAGAAACAAG AAAGTCTCTCTGTGGAAGAAGATTTATGTGGTCTACAGTTTCTTCTTCGTTCGGAAAATTGTTGCCCATATTGTCACATTTATCTTCTATTGTGTCGTCTTACCAGCAACGGTTTTGGTTCCAGAAGTTGAAGTTCCTAAGTGGGGAGCTGTTTATATTCCTTCTACCATTACTCTTCTAAATGCTGTAGGAACACCCAG ATCACTGCACCTATTAGTATTCTGGATTCTGTTTGAGAATGTAATGTCTCTACACCGGACCAAAGCAACATTCATAGGTCTGCTGGAAGCAGGGAGAGTTAATGAATGGGTTGTCACTGAGAAATTGGGAGATGCCCTCAAGGCTAAATTTGGCTCCAAAGCTCCCCGGAAACCCCGTATGAGGTTCGGAGAAag AATCCATATATTAGAGCTTGGTGTTGGGGCTTACCTCTTCTTCTGCGGGTGCTACGACGTGGCCTTCGGGAAGAACCACTACTTCATATACCTCTTTCTCCAATCTATTGCCTTCTTCGTCGCTGCGTTTGGCTACGTTGGCACCTTTGTCCCAAGCTCGTAG